One region of Acropora muricata isolate sample 2 chromosome 13, ASM3666990v1, whole genome shotgun sequence genomic DNA includes:
- the LOC136895269 gene encoding uncharacterized protein, with product MGESLNGLLDNGVNDTGAFCEGASSGRCPVGEQRRPGRHPATARMMWSKDVNKVVMECYLKSKPVNENGVPIRGYRQRMFRVWQEIGLFESTEQRICDQARAIRKNGWLSELEIEAIKRKINQEEMGDTNVQGLGDATTDENMENDEVQQEEGEFDMQDEPGDDANIKELNDIPEEDRRIISEILELSKSGENNPVNFKKAYQRQVDEITNRINKVIDKIPTRTTTETNNLINAASMYVAKELGLKQTTQKQSKMPWWQRRIEGGIKRIRKDINLLEREKRGELRKSGKMEQLEKKYNIKGKGITTVLEELKQRILAKAAKIKRYDQRRTQYKQNILFKQDQKRFCL from the coding sequence ATGGGTGAAAGTTTAAATGGTCTTTTAGATAACGGCGTGAATGATACTGGAGCTTTTTGTGAAGGTGCCTCGTCCGGCAGGTGCCCTGTGGGTGAGCAGCGCAGGCCCGGTCGTCATCCTGCTACTGCTAGAATGATGTGGAGTAAGGATGTCAACAAGGTTGTTATGGAGTGCTATCTCAAAAGCAAGCCTGTGAATGAGAATGGAGTGCCAATTAGAGGATATAGGCAAAGGATGTTTCGAGTGTGGCAGGAAATAGGACTCTTCGAATCCACTGAACAGAGGATTTGTGATCAAGCAAGGGCAATACGTAAAAATGGATGGTTATCAGAGTTGGAGATTGAAGcgataaagagaaaaataaaccagGAGGAAATGGGTGATACAAATGTCCAGGGTCTAGGAGATGCGACTACAGACGAGAATATGGAAAATGATGAGGTCCAGCAGGAAGAGGGGGAATTTGATATGCAAGATGAGCCTGGAGATGATGCCAACATCAAAGAACTGAATGATATACCAGAAGAAGACAGGAGGATAATCAGTGAAATATTGGAGCTTTCAAAGTCAGGAGAAAATAATCCGGTCAACTTCAAAAAGGCATACCAACGCCAGGTAGACGAAATTACTAACAGGATCAATAAGGTAATAGATAAGATACCAACAAGAACTACTACAGAAACGAACAATCTTATAAATGCAGCAAGTATGTATGTTGCTAAAGAGCTTGGTCTAAAACAGACTACACAGAAGCAAAGCAAGATGCCGTGGTGGCAAAGGAGAATTGAAGGAGGCATCAAAAGGATTAGGAAAGATATCAACTTGCTAGAAAGAGAAAAACGGGGTGAGTTAAGGAAAAGCGGGAAGAtggaacaacttgaaaagaaatacaatatcAAGGGGAAGGGGATAACTACGGTGTTGGAGGAGTTAAAGCAGAGGATTCTTGCTAAAGCTGCAAAGATAAAGAGATATGACCAACGACGTACACAGTACAAGCAGAACATACTGTTCAAGCAAGACCAAAAGAGATTCTGCCTTtaa